ACGCCGTCCGCGTCCTGGAGGCCGCCTGCCGCGCCCCCGGCGCCCGCCGCGCCGCCGCCGCGGCCGGACTCCACGACCACCTCGCCTTCGCCGACCACCTGGAGCGGGCCCTGCGCCCCCTCTCCCTCGACTGGTACGACGAGACCGCCCTCGGCGCCGCCGACCTCTGCCACGCCACCGCCGGCGGTCCCGTCGCCCTTCCCGGCCTGCTGGCCAAACGCTTCTTCGGCACCCCGCTCCTGGTCACCGAGTACGGCGTCGGCCTGCGCTCCCACTACCTCCACGGGGAGGCCGGCGACCGCTCCACCGCGCTGCGCGCCCTGCTCGCCTCCCTCCACGGCCGCCTCGCCGGCGAGACGTACCGCCAGGCCGCCCTCCTCACCCCCGGCAACGCCCACGCCCGCCGCTGGCAGGAGAAGCTCGGCGCCGACCGCGACCGGGTCCGCACCGTCCACCCCGGCATGCCCGCCGAACGCTTCGCCGACGTCGGCGAGGACGAGGAGAGCGGCGAGCCCGGCACCCTCGTCTGGATCGGCCGCGTCGAACCCGCCAAGGACCTCGTCGCCCTCCTGCACGCCTTCGCCGAACTGCGTGCCCGCCGCGCCGACGCCCGGCTGCGGATCGTCTCCGTCCCCGCCGACGCCGGCGAGACCGAACCGGGCGGCGACCACTGCGCCTACCTCGCGCAGTGCGCCGCGCTCGCCGCCCAGCTCTTCCCCGACGAGGCAGCGGGCGCCCACGCCGTCGGCGAGAACCCCGTCTCCTTCGAGGAGCTCGGCGGACCCGAGGCCCCCACCCTGGAGGACGTCTACGCCTCCGCCGCCGTCGTCGTCCTCTCCAGCACCGTCGAGGGCTTCCCCGCCAGCCTCGTCGAGGCGATGTTCTGCGCCCGCGCCACCGTCTCCACCGACGTCGGCGCGGTCGTCGAGATCATCGGCGGCACCGGGCTCGTGGTCCCCCCGCGCAACCC
The Streptomyces roseofulvus genome window above contains:
- a CDS encoding glycosyltransferase, producing the protein MRIGLLTEGGTPCATGDTGAWWQRLVHGLPAHEFDLYAVGGPLPATPLPPHTRPVPATGEGALPAGPPERTGRRAYGRRDRRRFAEGFHALATGLTAETDPAHPADGDPADSFAAGLGALADLARDSGGLPAALRSDDAVRVLEAACRAPGARRAAAAAGLHDHLAFADHLERALRPLSLDWYDETALGAADLCHATAGGPVALPGLLAKRFFGTPLLVTEYGVGLRSHYLHGEAGDRSTALRALLASLHGRLAGETYRQAALLTPGNAHARRWQEKLGADRDRVRTVHPGMPAERFADVGEDEESGEPGTLVWIGRVEPAKDLVALLHAFAELRARRADARLRIVSVPADAGETEPGGDHCAYLAQCAALAAQLFPDEAAGAHAVGENPVSFEELGGPEAPTLEDVYASAAVVVLSSTVEGFPASLVEAMFCARATVSTDVGAVVEIIGGTGLVVPPRNPRALADACLALLRDPERRYRLGAAARARALELFTVEQNLAAFRGIYLELLSHAPVRHRTGSDVPFARPAEAHLAGGWVPQAVTADRGAPDA